A region of Paenibacillus sp. JNUCC-31 DNA encodes the following proteins:
- a CDS encoding IS30 family transposase, producing the protein MSYSHLSIIERSKLEILHRQGKSSRAIAKELGRHSSTICRELDRATSSQPYQAEHAQNAYEERRKASVSPGKWSDSLAASLEEKLEATWSPEQITQRFRTEGRRVVSFKTIYRWIYAGRLVRGVLQVLRHKGKRQKPAETRGKFAIGQSISDRPKEVRSRETFGHWELDTVVSGRGKSKGCVATLIERKTRLYTAVLMPDRTALSMEIALGVAISQYPTGTFLTATADRGKEFACYANLETTHNLHVYFADPYSSWQRGSNENANGLLREFFPKGTDLAQVDDEDLAHSLDLMNHRPRKCLGWRTAHEYSISIVSTFDGVYLESP; encoded by the coding sequence ATGAGTTATTCACATCTTAGCATAATCGAACGCAGCAAGCTAGAAATCCTCCACAGACAAGGAAAAAGCTCAAGAGCCATTGCAAAAGAGCTGGGAAGGCACTCATCCACGATTTGCCGTGAACTAGATCGTGCTACTTCATCACAACCCTATCAGGCAGAACACGCTCAGAACGCTTATGAGGAGCGTCGTAAAGCCTCTGTCTCTCCAGGTAAATGGTCAGACAGCTTGGCTGCTTCACTGGAGGAAAAGCTGGAGGCAACGTGGTCTCCGGAACAGATCACTCAACGCTTCCGTACCGAAGGCCGGCGTGTAGTCTCCTTCAAAACCATCTATCGCTGGATCTACGCTGGGCGCTTGGTTCGAGGTGTATTACAGGTTCTTCGGCACAAGGGGAAGCGCCAGAAACCCGCAGAAACTCGCGGTAAATTCGCTATTGGTCAATCCATTTCAGATCGCCCCAAAGAGGTTCGTTCCCGTGAAACGTTTGGACACTGGGAACTGGATACCGTCGTATCGGGTCGTGGGAAAAGTAAAGGCTGCGTAGCGACGTTGATTGAACGCAAAACACGCCTATATACCGCTGTTCTCATGCCCGACCGTACCGCGTTGTCGATGGAGATTGCGCTCGGTGTAGCTATCTCACAGTACCCTACAGGGACCTTCCTCACAGCTACGGCTGATCGAGGAAAGGAGTTTGCATGCTATGCCAATCTGGAAACGACCCATAACCTGCACGTTTATTTTGCTGATCCGTATTCGTCTTGGCAACGCGGTTCCAACGAGAATGCAAACGGGTTGCTTCGAGAGTTTTTCCCTAAAGGTACCGATCTCGCTCAAGTGGACGATGAAGATCTCGCCCATTCACTCGATCTAATGAATCACAGACCACGAAAATGCTTGGGTTGGAGAACCGCTCACGAATATTCGATTTCCATTGTGTCGACATTTGATGGAGTATATTTAGAATCTCCATAA
- a CDS encoding ATP-binding cassette domain-containing protein, producing the protein MSHFILQSVNKKEKGYLMSRISESSNVSNLFSPSMINMVVGVFDFVISLMMIFKINLYLSLVVVIMLPFYVVLSVYFSSRIKKSVTQMNEDSAIMAGGVFETINSIEEIKILDLKTIQMNKVEKLSKIVKESIVNMNRNLNFYFENFSFMSAFIGTGILYLSGLLIIDHAFTIGSYIAFTGYLSRILGNLQVYSTAGITIQPILVSIRRIQEFLGYGDEGDERDRNLIGGIEKIEFINVSFNYADKREVIRNFNQTIIKGETILILGSNGSGKSTLIKLLLGLYNPSDGQIMLNDVDLTKIKLNDLREKIGVVSQNIHLFKGTILDNILLGSDDSKLSYLNKLIKDYNLDVFLNFENKLDTEIGNGGSNLSGGQKQLIGFLRALVLQKEILILDEPTSALDTAVKECVIDIIKNRSIANITIIISHDPSFYFIDNKIYMNKNFEGMVAK; encoded by the coding sequence GTGTCGCACTTCATATTACAATCCGTCAATAAAAAAGAAAAAGGCTATCTGATGTCAAGAATTTCAGAGAGTTCGAATGTTTCTAATTTATTTTCCCCATCCATGATTAATATGGTAGTAGGAGTTTTCGATTTTGTTATTTCTTTGATGATGATATTCAAAATTAACCTTTACTTATCTTTAGTTGTTGTGATCATGCTCCCCTTTTATGTTGTCCTTTCTGTTTACTTTTCAAGTAGAATAAAAAAATCAGTCACTCAAATGAATGAGGATTCCGCAATCATGGCAGGTGGAGTATTTGAGACAATTAATTCTATAGAAGAGATTAAAATACTAGATTTGAAAACAATTCAAATGAATAAAGTTGAGAAATTATCCAAAATTGTAAAAGAATCCATTGTAAATATGAATCGAAATTTAAATTTTTACTTTGAGAATTTTTCTTTTATGAGTGCATTCATTGGTACAGGAATTTTATACTTATCCGGGCTTCTAATCATAGATCATGCTTTTACTATCGGGAGTTACATAGCTTTCACAGGTTACTTGTCCAGAATATTAGGAAACCTTCAAGTCTACTCAACAGCTGGTATTACTATTCAACCCATACTTGTAAGCATTCGAAGAATTCAAGAATTTCTTGGCTATGGTGATGAAGGAGATGAAAGAGACAGGAATCTTATTGGTGGTATAGAAAAAATTGAATTTATAAATGTTAGTTTTAATTATGCAGACAAACGGGAAGTCATTAGAAATTTTAATCAGACAATTATCAAAGGGGAGACCATTTTGATTCTGGGGTCTAACGGATCAGGGAAATCAACTTTAATTAAATTATTATTAGGTCTGTATAATCCCAGTGATGGTCAAATCATGCTTAATGATGTTGATCTTACTAAAATTAAGCTGAATGATCTAAGGGAAAAGATAGGCGTAGTTTCTCAAAATATTCATTTATTTAAGGGAACCATACTAGATAATATACTTCTAGGGAGTGATGATTCTAAGTTGAGTTATTTAAATAAGCTCATTAAAGATTATAACTTAGATGTATTCTTGAATTTCGAAAATAAGTTGGATACCGAAATAGGAAACGGAGGAAGTAATTTATCTGGGGGGCAAAAACAATTAATTGGCTTCTTAAGAGCTCTTGTTTTACAAAAAGAAATTCTTATTCTGGATGAGCCGACTTCGGCTTTAGATACAGCAGTCAAGGAATGTGTTATCGACATTATAAAAAATAGATCCATCGCAAATATTACCATAATTATTTCCCATGATCCTAGTTTTTATTTTATCGATAATAAAATTTATATGAATAAGAACTTTGAAGGTATGGTGGCGAAATAA
- a CDS encoding MerR family transcriptional regulator: MKTPYFTVKDIIQITGITKRALHYYDRTDLLKPSKVEGNGYRYYDQEALGNLQMILLFKEMNFSLKDIAAMMQLSKEEQKDILREHRSTLVQRKQKLETIIGQLDEYVDGTDIAQLNLFGDSPILSIQEQYESEAKFVYGDTKKYQEFKANMGQLSVEEQEQAYQQFSVNMEQVFRELAKHQELSPASGEVQALVREWKSCLEQFMVCDAEILRCIAEAYTTDRRYAGYFDQFGDAEFLEFLYRAIMVFVEGEEV; this comes from the coding sequence ATGAAGACACCGTACTTCACCGTTAAAGATATCATTCAGATTACCGGCATCACCAAACGCGCATTACATTATTATGATAGAACGGATCTATTAAAACCGAGCAAAGTCGAGGGCAATGGCTATCGGTATTACGATCAGGAAGCACTGGGGAATCTGCAAATGATTCTGTTGTTCAAAGAAATGAATTTCTCATTGAAAGACATTGCAGCTATGATGCAGCTTTCCAAAGAAGAACAGAAAGATATTCTAAGAGAGCATCGCAGTACGCTCGTTCAACGAAAACAAAAGCTCGAAACGATCATCGGCCAGTTGGACGAGTATGTGGATGGAACGGATATCGCTCAACTCAATCTGTTTGGCGACTCCCCCATCCTGTCCATTCAAGAACAATATGAATCCGAGGCGAAGTTCGTTTACGGGGATACAAAGAAATATCAGGAATTCAAAGCTAATATGGGCCAGTTGTCAGTGGAAGAACAAGAACAAGCCTACCAGCAGTTTTCGGTCAACATGGAGCAGGTATTTCGGGAATTGGCGAAGCATCAGGAGTTGTCTCCTGCTTCTGGTGAGGTACAAGCCTTAGTGCGTGAATGGAAGAGTTGCCTGGAACAGTTCATGGTCTGTGATGCTGAGATTCTGAGATGTATTGCGGAGGCCTATACGACGGATCGTCGATACGCGGGTTATTTTGATCAGTTTGGCGATGCGGAATTCTTGGAATTTTTGTATCGGGCGATTATGGTTTTTGTGGAGGGTGAGGAAGTATAA
- a CDS encoding DUF2268 domain-containing protein gives MKITALRSDKIYEEIIKAAPDEKLELYREHMMGPFMNKWNIQQIPFRSSEPNGFDVIMMNNFMNIAPADITTEINEPLAAISSEAFWQKCHEAVTTSFSTFTDHGIELPVSEYLYTILLGDQNSPSLQMNEGICGDGGIPGYIMANLIPGAYTLPRMQSVLAHECNHNVRYQFIQWNPQITLGEMVVSEGLAENFATSLYGEELLGPWVSKTNMETLNTIIKPKMKDQLHVTGFDQMNPYLYGDELAKMQNFTPVGMPYAAGYACGYHLIQYYLNKTGKSITEATITPASDILAETKDFWNEDTVLHR, from the coding sequence ATGAAGATTACCGCATTACGCTCGGATAAAATCTATGAAGAGATCATCAAGGCCGCACCCGATGAGAAGTTGGAGCTATATCGCGAGCATATGATGGGTCCATTTATGAACAAGTGGAACATTCAACAGATTCCGTTTCGATCCAGTGAGCCTAACGGCTTCGACGTGATTATGATGAACAATTTCATGAATATCGCTCCCGCAGATATAACAACTGAGATTAACGAACCGTTAGCAGCGATCTCGTCTGAAGCATTTTGGCAAAAGTGTCATGAAGCCGTTACAACAAGCTTTTCCACCTTTACTGATCACGGGATTGAACTACCGGTCTCCGAATATCTGTACACGATTTTATTGGGGGATCAGAACAGCCCGTCGCTACAAATGAATGAAGGCATATGTGGAGATGGCGGCATCCCTGGTTATATTATGGCGAACCTGATTCCGGGTGCGTATACTTTACCACGTATGCAATCCGTGTTAGCTCATGAATGCAATCATAATGTGAGATATCAATTTATCCAGTGGAATCCACAGATTACGCTTGGAGAAATGGTTGTTAGTGAGGGGTTGGCCGAGAACTTTGCGACATCTTTGTATGGAGAAGAGTTACTAGGACCCTGGGTATCCAAAACGAATATGGAAACATTGAATACCATAATCAAGCCAAAAATGAAAGACCAGCTGCATGTCACCGGTTTTGACCAGATGAATCCGTATCTGTACGGCGATGAACTTGCGAAGATGCAAAACTTCACTCCCGTAGGGATGCCATATGCTGCTGGTTATGCCTGCGGCTATCACTTAATCCAATATTATTTGAACAAAACAGGCAAATCGATTACCGAAGCAACTATCACTCCGGCAAGTGACATCCTTGCGGAAACAAAGGACTTTTGGAATGAAGACACCGTACTTCACCGTTAA
- a CDS encoding sigma-70 family RNA polymerase sigma factor, with translation MSTLEKTSDYTTLAVTAQFEEYKHQNPALFHNRVVLNFFEQEKHQKLLLESLRGEAGKEEELNEAFRKYFFQFRFITYVTSSLKFMSIDQMRRNQRYAARNVLIYDRPSSDESSVCIGETMSAYQTSADILQSDERSMNFQEGFADEHVESAFESLTDKQKHVTTLYYGQGYHDHEIASRLQVSQQAIAKTRNTALKKMKTVMEKGVSNG, from the coding sequence ATGAGTACCCTAGAGAAGACTAGTGATTACACAACACTTGCGGTTACTGCACAGTTTGAGGAGTACAAGCACCAAAATCCAGCGTTATTCCATAATCGGGTTGTTCTAAACTTTTTTGAGCAGGAGAAGCACCAGAAGTTACTGTTGGAGTCCTTGAGAGGGGAGGCTGGTAAGGAAGAAGAGTTAAATGAGGCGTTCCGCAAATATTTCTTTCAATTTCGATTTATCACTTATGTCACATCATCGCTCAAATTCATGAGTATCGATCAGATGCGGCGGAATCAGCGTTATGCAGCTCGAAATGTATTGATCTATGACAGGCCATCCTCGGACGAGTCCAGTGTGTGTATCGGTGAGACGATGAGTGCCTATCAAACTTCAGCGGATATTCTACAATCGGATGAACGTTCTATGAATTTCCAAGAGGGTTTTGCTGATGAGCATGTGGAATCGGCATTTGAGAGTTTAACGGATAAGCAGAAGCATGTCACCACGCTATATTATGGACAAGGCTACCACGATCATGAAATTGCGAGCAGGCTTCAGGTCAGCCAGCAGGCCATAGCGAAGACAAGAAATACAGCTCTGAAAAAAATGAAAACCGTAATGGAGAAAGGAGTAAGCAATGGATAA
- a CDS encoding YvrJ family protein, which translates to MDNSSFATFIGGISQVGFPIMITLYLFTRFEKKLDQLSVNISTLIEVIKAVIKDESKQG; encoded by the coding sequence ATGGATAATAGCTCATTTGCAACTTTTATAGGGGGAATCAGTCAGGTCGGTTTTCCCATCATGATTACATTATATTTATTTACCCGATTCGAGAAGAAGCTGGATCAACTCTCAGTGAATATCAGTACTCTTATAGAGGTAATCAAAGCGGTGATTAAAGATGAATCAAAACAAGGTTGA
- a CDS encoding helix-turn-helix domain-containing protein → MNQNKVEFYDAVRRAQNGDRESMLQIISAFQPIIQRMRYQVKPQERDDLSQTIVEGLIIKIMNYELEHVPTYSEFCKQLFNAE, encoded by the coding sequence ATGAATCAAAACAAGGTTGAATTCTATGATGCAGTGCGGAGGGCACAGAATGGAGATCGAGAGAGCATGCTTCAAATTATCAGTGCATTTCAACCTATCATTCAGCGGATGAGATATCAGGTTAAACCCCAGGAACGTGACGACCTGTCACAGACCATTGTTGAAGGATTGATCATTAAAATCATGAATTACGAGTTGGAGCATGTACCTACGTACTCGGAGTTCTGCAAACAACTGTTTAATGCCGAATGA
- a CDS encoding MFS transporter, with protein sequence MKIKSNYTKLFGAFSLTFLGDGLTLAAVPWLISNLTTDTLYASITMTALRLPWLLFSLPVGVLIDRYSRKHMLIGAGFTRMILLLVLTLCIWGGWVSIPILALFMFGIGLSRVVFDSTVQTIIPQLVDESKLEKANGQFTAGQLMTSDILGVALGGFIITLHIVFPFAIDTVTAVVALLFLISLKGNFYPGDTEATRKEARPMKNWKREMWSGIQYVYHDRFLRGLAILSVTITLMYSIILATQIFFVRDVLQLDAFAFGILISIATIGSIVGSQAVAYMRKKWSTKQLIISSILCMGIIYGVVGLTTNAYWVGGLYFCAAFFIIVYNVTRSSILQRSVPNELLGRVGSVFRFLSFGISAVGTLLGGLLVRVSETTFDRVFSLQLPYLV encoded by the coding sequence ATGAAGATCAAGTCGAACTATACTAAACTCTTTGGTGCGTTCTCTCTTACTTTCTTGGGTGATGGACTTACGCTCGCTGCGGTTCCATGGCTCATTTCCAATCTTACGACCGATACTTTATATGCCTCCATAACCATGACAGCCCTCCGTTTGCCCTGGCTTCTCTTCAGTCTGCCCGTGGGCGTTCTAATCGACCGATATTCTCGCAAACATATGCTGATCGGAGCAGGCTTTACTCGAATGATTCTTCTCCTTGTGCTGACTTTATGTATATGGGGAGGCTGGGTGAGCATTCCGATTCTGGCTCTGTTCATGTTTGGTATCGGACTGAGTCGAGTCGTATTCGACAGCACGGTGCAGACGATCATCCCGCAACTTGTAGATGAAAGTAAATTAGAGAAAGCCAATGGGCAGTTCACCGCTGGACAGTTAATGACGAGTGATATTCTGGGCGTTGCTCTGGGAGGGTTCATCATCACCCTGCATATTGTCTTTCCTTTTGCGATAGACACCGTGACGGCTGTTGTTGCTTTGCTCTTTTTAATCAGTTTGAAGGGAAACTTTTACCCAGGGGATACGGAAGCAACCAGGAAGGAAGCTCGCCCAATGAAGAATTGGAAACGGGAGATGTGGTCCGGGATTCAATATGTGTATCATGATCGTTTTCTCCGTGGTTTGGCGATTCTGTCCGTCACGATTACGCTGATGTATTCGATCATTCTGGCCACTCAAATCTTCTTTGTACGAGATGTCCTTCAGTTGGATGCTTTTGCATTCGGTATATTAATCTCCATTGCAACAATCGGCAGCATCGTGGGGAGCCAGGCCGTTGCTTATATGCGTAAGAAATGGAGTACAAAACAATTAATTATCTCCTCCATTTTGTGTATGGGCATCATCTACGGTGTGGTGGGTTTAACCACGAACGCCTATTGGGTAGGCGGCTTGTATTTCTGTGCTGCATTTTTCATTATCGTCTACAATGTTACACGTTCTTCAATCCTGCAACGTTCCGTACCTAATGAGTTGCTCGGCAGGGTTGGAAGCGTGTTTCGCTTTTTGTCTTTTGGGATTAGTGCCGTTGGTACCTTGCTTGGCGGATTACTGGTGCGAGTCAGCGAAACAACATTCGATAGAGTATTTTCGTTACAACTGCCTTACCTCGTTTGA
- a CDS encoding MarR family winged helix-turn-helix transcriptional regulator has product MDNLQEENLLPIDPKQDTLQEYLLRLPLPNEAFFTMVEATANLVAVSEKYWQSQGLNGARIRILVEIAKDGGTMLPSVLAEKIGVTKANISLLLTPLERDGYIARAEHARDGRKTVISITDAGRTLLREHLPGNREAVAGQMGKLNEQEQHQLIALLQKLNRS; this is encoded by the coding sequence ATGGATAATCTGCAAGAAGAGAACCTACTGCCAATTGATCCTAAACAAGATACGCTGCAAGAATATTTGCTTCGTCTGCCACTGCCCAATGAAGCTTTTTTTACGATGGTTGAGGCGACTGCCAATCTGGTGGCCGTGTCGGAGAAATACTGGCAATCCCAAGGGCTGAATGGAGCAAGAATTCGCATACTCGTAGAGATTGCCAAAGATGGGGGAACGATGCTTCCTTCAGTGCTTGCCGAAAAAATCGGTGTCACCAAGGCCAACATTAGCTTGCTGCTGACACCGCTGGAGCGTGATGGCTACATTGCGAGGGCTGAACATGCCCGAGATGGTCGCAAGACGGTGATTTCCATTACCGATGCAGGACGAACATTGTTGAGGGAGCATCTGCCGGGTAACCGTGAAGCTGTGGCTGGGCAAATGGGCAAGTTGAATGAACAGGAGCAGCATCAGTTGATTGCTTTGTTGCAGAAGCTGAACAGGTCTTAA
- a CDS encoding SDR family oxidoreductase, protein MTIMITGATGQLGNMIIANMLVRVPATEIIAGVRNGGMSATLKALKDQGGEVRCIDYDRPETLQKAFAGVNKLLLISSSHNDDTVRLTQHTSVINAAKNAGVEHILYTSFAFPQTGLKGSSNVHRLTEQVIFDSGMKYTILRNGLYIDFVNVLGLQEAIQSGVLTTPAGDWRFNAVTRSDLARAIANVLAEKGHEQRIYELAAPRTWTFADLAEVLTEFAGKTVIHSEDVSVQHWIYPFLSSIDTGSTSKDLEQLMGQPITSLKKSIAPFLN, encoded by the coding sequence ATGACGATCATGATTACCGGAGCCACAGGACAATTAGGCAATATGATTATTGCAAATATGCTAGTCAGGGTCCCCGCTACAGAAATTATCGCAGGAGTCCGTAATGGGGGGATGTCTGCAACCTTAAAAGCTTTAAAGGATCAGGGTGGGGAGGTTCGCTGTATTGACTATGATAGGCCGGAAACGCTACAGAAAGCCTTTGCCGGTGTGAATAAATTGCTACTGATTTCCAGCTCGCATAACGATGATACAGTCCGGCTAACTCAACATACAAGTGTAATCAATGCGGCGAAGAACGCTGGAGTTGAACATATCCTTTATACCAGTTTTGCTTTCCCACAGACGGGCCTTAAAGGTTCAAGTAACGTGCATAGACTTACCGAGCAGGTCATATTTGATTCGGGGATGAAGTATACGATTTTGCGCAATGGGCTGTATATTGATTTTGTGAATGTCCTTGGACTACAGGAGGCGATACAAAGTGGCGTGCTAACAACTCCAGCCGGAGATTGGCGGTTTAATGCGGTTACACGCAGTGATCTTGCACGGGCCATTGCGAACGTACTCGCAGAGAAAGGTCATGAGCAGCGGATATATGAGCTGGCCGCGCCACGGACTTGGACCTTTGCTGACCTGGCAGAGGTGCTTACAGAGTTTGCAGGCAAGACCGTCATTCACAGCGAGGATGTGTCGGTACAGCACTGGATCTATCCTTTTTTAAGCAGTATTGATACCGGATCTACATCTAAGGATCTTGAGCAATTGATGGGCCAACCGATAACTTCGTTGAAGAAGAGTATTGCACCTTTTCTGAATTAA
- a CDS encoding galactokinase, whose translation MTTQPLALIQSTSGQTLLAQMYGQQQLEEQTARYTKLNESFEQYFGVQEGSKLFSSAGRSEIGGNHTDHNHGKVLAGSITLDTIAVAAPTTDSVITFYSEGYDQKYGIDLTDLAPKAEDDGTTALIRGMAAGFGEFGYKVGGFQAYISSNVFSASGLSSSASFEMLICTILNHFYNESTLDVVTLAKIGQYAENHYWNKPSGLLDQMACAYGGLIAIDFENSAQPVIEPVKWDFQENGYSLVIVNTGGNHADLTEDYAAVPYEMRAVAQALGSEYVREITAEAIYANLKQVREAAGDRAVLRALHFLAENDRVDGQVSALREGRFADFLNLITASGNSSWKWLQNVYQSGSVKEQEIGIALALTENYLHNLGDGACRIHGGGFAGVILTILPNAKVEEYMSWMHGMLETPIIVVNVREQGAVCLNALLNS comes from the coding sequence ATGACTACACAACCATTGGCACTGATCCAATCCACTTCAGGCCAAACGCTGCTTGCCCAAATGTATGGTCAGCAACAACTGGAAGAACAGACAGCACGTTACACGAAGCTCAATGAATCATTCGAACAGTACTTCGGCGTACAAGAGGGCAGCAAGCTGTTCAGCTCGGCTGGACGCAGCGAAATTGGGGGCAACCATACGGATCATAACCACGGTAAGGTACTGGCGGGCAGTATTACGCTGGATACGATTGCGGTAGCTGCGCCAACGACGGATTCGGTAATTACTTTTTATTCCGAAGGGTATGACCAGAAATATGGTATCGATCTCACGGATTTGGCACCCAAGGCGGAGGACGATGGCACTACGGCTTTGATTCGTGGTATGGCTGCAGGGTTCGGGGAGTTCGGATATAAAGTAGGCGGATTTCAGGCGTACATCTCCAGTAATGTGTTCTCGGCATCGGGCCTGAGTTCGTCGGCATCATTCGAGATGCTGATCTGTACGATCTTGAACCATTTCTACAACGAAAGTACGCTGGATGTTGTAACTCTGGCGAAGATTGGTCAATACGCGGAGAATCACTATTGGAACAAACCGTCCGGTTTGCTGGATCAGATGGCTTGTGCCTATGGTGGGCTGATTGCAATTGATTTTGAAAATTCGGCACAGCCGGTGATTGAGCCTGTAAAGTGGGATTTTCAGGAGAACGGATACTCTCTCGTGATTGTGAACACAGGTGGGAACCACGCGGATCTGACAGAGGATTATGCTGCTGTTCCTTATGAGATGAGAGCTGTTGCTCAGGCGCTGGGCAGTGAGTATGTTCGGGAAATTACGGCTGAGGCAATCTATGCCAATCTCAAGCAGGTCCGTGAGGCTGCTGGAGATCGTGCGGTGCTGCGTGCACTTCATTTTCTGGCAGAGAATGATCGGGTGGATGGTCAAGTGTCGGCGCTTCGTGAAGGGCGTTTTGCTGACTTCCTGAACCTGATTACGGCATCCGGGAACTCTTCCTGGAAGTGGCTCCAGAATGTATATCAAAGCGGTTCGGTGAAGGAACAGGAGATTGGGATCGCGCTGGCACTGACAGAGAATTATTTGCATAACTTGGGTGATGGCGCTTGTCGCATCCACGGTGGAGGCTTCGCAGGGGTCATTCTGACGATCCTTCCCAACGCTAAAGTTGAGGAATATATGTCCTGGATGCACGGCATGCTGGAGACGCCAATTATTGTGGTTAATGTGCGCGAGCAGGGTGCGGTATGTTTGAATGCATTGTTGAATAGTTAA
- a CDS encoding tellurite resistance TerB family protein: MSSFRNWLNSTKQGLEEQVKRFKNKDFMDAVVAGCALVAFADGTIDASEKNKMAGYINLSQELKVFDMTVVIERFNHYVNNFEFSPEIGKQEALKAIAKFKSKPEVGRVIVGVCSAIGSADGNFDDQERRVVAEICTVLGLNPGEFSL; encoded by the coding sequence ATGAGCTCATTCAGAAATTGGCTTAACTCGACGAAACAGGGTCTTGAGGAGCAGGTTAAACGATTTAAGAACAAGGATTTTATGGATGCTGTAGTGGCAGGTTGTGCTTTAGTTGCTTTTGCAGACGGTACGATCGATGCTTCGGAGAAAAACAAGATGGCGGGATACATAAATCTTAGTCAGGAATTGAAAGTATTTGATATGACTGTTGTTATTGAACGTTTCAATCACTATGTGAATAATTTTGAGTTTTCCCCCGAGATCGGGAAGCAGGAAGCCTTGAAAGCTATCGCCAAGTTCAAGTCCAAGCCGGAAGTCGGTCGTGTCATTGTGGGTGTATGTAGTGCTATTGGTTCTGCTGACGGTAACTTCGATGATCAGGAGCGCAGAGTCGTAGCTGAAATCTGCACGGTCCTTGGGTTGAACCCAGGTGAATTCAGTTTGTAG
- a CDS encoding TerD family protein, producing MAGINLVKGQKIDLTKGKAGLTQVIAGLGWDPLASKGFFGRKKQANIDCDASALLLDENGKLTKETNLVCFHNKQSLCRSVVHSGDNLTGEGEGDDEQIKINLSSVPADVHKILIVVNIYDCVNRKQDFGMIERAYIRILDGSNSQELIKFNLSDNYAGMTALICGELYRHGGEWKFSAIGEGAHAVHIDELARRYT from the coding sequence GTGGCTGGTATTAATTTGGTCAAGGGACAAAAAATTGATCTAACCAAGGGTAAAGCAGGGTTAACTCAAGTTATAGCCGGTTTGGGTTGGGACCCTTTAGCCTCCAAAGGATTTTTCGGAAGAAAAAAGCAGGCGAATATCGATTGTGATGCTTCGGCTTTGCTGTTGGATGAGAATGGCAAGTTAACGAAGGAAACCAATCTGGTCTGCTTCCATAACAAGCAAAGTCTTTGTAGATCTGTAGTTCATTCAGGAGATAATCTAACTGGCGAAGGTGAAGGGGACGATGAGCAGATCAAAATCAACCTCTCCTCTGTACCTGCCGATGTTCATAAAATTCTTATCGTCGTTAATATTTATGACTGTGTGAATCGTAAGCAGGACTTTGGCATGATTGAACGAGCTTATATCCGTATTTTGGATGGGAGCAACTCACAGGAATTAATAAAGTTTAATCTATCCGATAATTATGCAGGTATGACAGCCCTCATCTGTGGCGAATTGTATCGACATGGTGGAGAGTGGAAATTCTCTGCAATCGGTGAAGGCGCTCATGCGGTACATATCGATGAGCTTGCACGTCGCTATACGTAG